In Elephas maximus indicus isolate mEleMax1 chromosome 4, mEleMax1 primary haplotype, whole genome shotgun sequence, a genomic segment contains:
- the SMUG1 gene encoding single-strand selective monofunctional uracil DNA glycosylase: MPQAFLLGPLMSARALMEPQPCSQSLAEGFLEEELRLNAELSQLQFSEPVGNIYNPVEYAWEPHRSYVTRYCQGPKEVLFLGMNPGPFGMAQTGVPFGEVSVVRDWLGIGGPVLPPRQEHPKRPVLGLECPQSEVSGARFWGFFRNLCGQPEVFFRHCFVHNLCPLLLLAPSGRNLTPAELPAKQREQLLGMCDVALCRQVQLLGVRLVVGVGRLAEQRARRALVGLMPEVQVEGLLHPSPRNPQANRGWEAVAKERLNELGLLPLLTK, encoded by the exons ATGCCCCAGGCTTTCCTGCTGGGGCCCCTCATGTCTGCACGTGCCTTGATggagccccagccttgttctcaAAGCCTGGCTGAGGGGTTCTTGGAAGAGGAGCTTCGACTCAATGCAGAGCTGAGCCAACTGCAGTTCTCGGAGCCTGTGGGCAACATCTACAATCCTGTGGAGTACGCATGGGAGCCGCATCGCAGCTACGTGACCCGCTACTGCCAGGGCCCCAAGGAAGTGCTCTTCCTGGGCATGAACCCAGGACCCTTTGGCATGGCCCAGACTGGG GTGCCCTTTGGGGAGGTGAGTGTGGTCCGGGACTGGTTGGGCATTGGGGGGCCTGTGCTGCCTCCTCGCCAAGAACACCCTAAGCGGCCTGTGTTGGGACTAGAGTGCCCACAGTCAGAGGTGAGCGGCGCCCGATTCTGGGGCTTTTTCCGGAACCTCTGCGGGCAGCCTGAGGTCTTCTTCCGTCACTGTTTTGTCCACAACCTGTGTCCTCTGCTCCTCCTGGCTCCCAGTGGACGCAACCTCACCCCAGCCGAACTGCCTGCAAAACAGCGAGAACAGCTTCTTGGGATGTGTGATGTGGCCCTCTGCCGGCAGGTGCAGCTGCTGGGGGTGCGGCTTGTGGTGGGAGTGGGGCGGCTGGCGGAACAGCGTGCTCGGCGGGCTCTGGTGGGCCTGATGCCAGAGGTCCAGGTGGAGGGGCTCTTGCACCCCTCACCCCGTAACCCACAGGCCAACAGGGGCTGGGAGGCAGTGGCCAAGGAGAGGCTGAATGAGCTGGGGCTGCTGCCGCTGCTGACGAAATAA